One part of the Dunckerocampus dactyliophorus isolate RoL2022-P2 chromosome 11, RoL_Ddac_1.1, whole genome shotgun sequence genome encodes these proteins:
- the LOC129190326 gene encoding insulin-like yields MARVPWVVSILLLLVLHAPWAAPAPTQHLCGSHLVDALYFVCGERGFFHSPKRLHKRDLEHLLRFLSKKAKQEQRLWRKFTGSDDSKVKRGIVEQCCHKPCSIYHLEGYCD; encoded by the exons ATGGCTAGGGTACCATGGGTGGTTTCCATCCTGTTACTGTTGGTGCTCCATGCTCCGTGGGCAGCCCCTGCCCCTACCCAGCACCTGTGTGGCTCCCATCTGGTAGACGCCCTGTACTTCGTATGTGGAGAGAGGGGCTTCTTCCATAGTCCTAAACGACTCCACAAGCGGGATCTGGAACACTTGCTTA GGTTCCTGTCTAAAAAAGCCAAACAAGAACAGCGGCTCTGGAGAAAGTTTACTGGCAGCGATGATTCCAAGGTGAAGAGAGGCATCGTGGAGCAGTGCTGCCATAAGCCATGCAGTATTTACCACCTGGAGGGCTACTGTGACTGA